In one Drosophila pseudoobscura strain MV-25-SWS-2005 chromosome X, UCI_Dpse_MV25, whole genome shotgun sequence genomic region, the following are encoded:
- the Meics gene encoding zinc finger protein OZF has translation MKRAIESSTTQQCRFCMKNSVTSEDIFCKETTGSSISEMLNGLLSEDCQVKRDALPQCACLACILATKSAFSFKMKCEESYRFLSQLLLNTRVAENKFVDEVHNSEDERPPSEIPFEEAGFEEQLDRKEGLSETHEVADRLELAKETCPHVEGNQEIQRVRQEMAEMKEEADGLRDENKQSIVALKTDSRTNQSTSLLCSQCGLTLKSKYTLAQHMAAHKKQFERSHLCETCGKGYRSRAQLIIHKRTHTGERPYQCSHCPKTYFQRTALKAHLITHGKERPYKCLQCQKAFYLPRNLKDHQKQHNGERPFQCVNCPLAFTKKANLRTHMRQHTGERPFNCDICGLTFVQNQHLITHLRVHNEDRPFKCSDCDKSFFVSANLKKHLRVHTGEKPFKCAVCGQDFKHSHHLKSHIRSHTGERPYRCSECEKAFASNQSLQKHIVWHASNRDRAYKCAHCPKGFDSLRGLKYHMRLHRSSSKVMEKVEAMHPCPICNLRFSLQKTMDRHMAIHNKDQKSIESRNTSRSTCIHKDG, from the exons ATGAAACGTGCCATAGAGTCCAGCACTACGCAACAATGTCGTTTCTGCATGAAAAACTCGGTAACATCGGAGGATATCTTCTGCAAGGAGACTACGGGTTCGAGCATTTCTGAAATGTTGAATGGTCTTTTGAGCGAGGACTGCCAGGTTAAACGGGATGCACTGCCGCAGTGTGCCTGCCTGGCCTGCATACTGGCCACAAAAAGTGCCTTTAGCTTCAAGATGAAGTGTGAGGAGAGCTATCGATTCTTGTCTCAGCTCCTGCTGAACACACGCGTTGCAGAGAACAAGTTTGTAGATGAGGTACACAACAGCGAAGATGAGAGGCCACCCAGTGAGATACCCTTTGAAGAGGCTGGCTTCGAAGAGCAGCTAGATAGAAAGGAAGGCTTGTCAGAGACGCATGAGGTAGCGGATCGGTTGGAGTTGGCAAAGGAAACCTGTCCCCACGTTGAGGGAAATCAGG AAATACAGAGGGTTAGACAGGAGATGGCTGAAATGAAGGAGGAGGCAGACGGATTGCGAGATGAAAATAAGCAGTCGATCGTTGCTCTTAAGACCGATTCGAGGACAAATCAATCCACCTCTTTGCTGTGTTCCCAGTGTGGTTTGACTCTGAAGTCAAAGTACACGCTGGCCCAGCACATGGCCGCACACAAGAAACAGTTTGAGCGATCCCATCTTTGCGAGACCTGCGGCAAAGGCTACAGAAGCAGAGCCCAATTAATAATACACAAGCGCACGCACACCGGCGAGCGACCCTATCAATGCTCCCACTGCCCGAAGACATATTTCCAGAGAACGGCTCTCAAGGCGCATTTGATTACCCATGGCAAGGAGCGTCCATATAAGTGCTTACAGTGCCAGAAAGCATTTTACCTGCCGAGGAATTTGAAGGACCACCAAAAGCAGCACAATGGCGAGCGACCCTTTCAGTGTGTCAATTGCCCTTTGGCCTTCACAAAGAAAGCCAATCTGAGGACACATATGCGACAGCACACAGGAGAGCGACCGTTTAATTGCGACATCTGTGGCTTGACATTTGTCCAGAATCAGCATCTAATAACCCATCTTCGTGTCCACAACGAGGATCGTCCCTTCAAGTGCAGCGACTGTGATAAATCATTTTTCGTTAGCGCCAATCTAAAAAAGCATCTGCGCGTCCACACCGGCGAGAAGCCCTTCAAGTGCGCTGTCTGTGGGCAGGACTTCAAGCACAGTCATCATCTCAAATCCCATATTCGCAGTCATACTGGCGAGCGGCCCTACAGGTGCAGCGAGTGCGAAAAGGCCTTCGCCTCCAACCAATCGCTGCAGAAACATATTGTGTGGCATGCAAGCAATAGAGATCGGGCCTACAAGTGCGCCCACTGCCCCAAGGGCTTCGACAGCTTACGCGGCCTTAAATATCATATGCGATTGCACAGATCCTCGTCAAAGGTGATGGAGAAGGTTGAGGCTATGCACCCGTGTCCGATCTGTAACCTGAGGTTTAGCCTGCAGAAAACCATGGATAGACACATGGCCATCCACAATAAGGACCAAAAAAGTATTGAAAGTAGGAATACCTCCAGAAGCACATGCATTCACAAGGACGGATAG